A stretch of DNA from Noviherbaspirillum sedimenti:
ACGTGAAAGCATGGATGCAAAGTATGACTACATCATCATCGGCGCAGGCTCAGCCGGCTGCGTCCTGGCAAATCGGCTCTCGGTCGATCCAAAATGCCAAGTCCTGCTATTGGAAGCCGGCGGGGAAAATGACAATTTCATGGTCCAGATGCCGAAGGGGATCGGCAAGCTGGTAAGCGATCCCAGGCATAGCTGGCAGTATTCGGTGCAGCAAGAGCGCGAAAAAGGCGTCAACGTCAACGAGAAATGGGTACGGGGCCGCGGGCTGGGTGGGTCATCTGCCGTCAACGGCATGATTTATGTACGGGGCCAGCCGCAGGATTACGACATCTGGGAGCGGGAAGCCGGTTCGGAATGGGGCTGGCAGGCAATGAAGCAGGCATTCCGGGCGATCGAGGATCATGAACTGGGGGATGACGGACTGCGGGGCGCAGGCGGCGCGGTGCATATCAGCACCGGCAAGTTCCGCTACCCGCTGGCCGAAAAGATGATTGCAGCCGGCCAGCAAATGGGACTTGAGCGCAGGGAAGACCTCAATCGCGAGCAGCAGGAAGGCGTCGGTTACTACTGCCACAATATCAAGAATGGCAAGCGCCAGAGCGCGTCAGTCGCCTTTTTGCAGCCGGTGCGCAGCCGATCCAATCTGAAAATTCAGACCAACGTCCATGTGGATCGCATCGTGTTTGATGGCCGACGCGCAAGCGGCGTCGAGTGCCATCTCCATGGTCAGCGCATTACCTATGAAAGCGCCGGTGAAATCATCGTATCGGCCGGCGCAGTGAACTCTCCAAAGCTTTTACAGCTTTCGGGTATCGGGCCCGGACCGCTGCTGCAATCACTCGGCATCAAGGTGGTGCAGGATAGCCCCGACGTCGGTTCGCGCTTGCTGGAACATCTCGGCGTCTCACTGACTTATCGATTGAAGGGCGATCGTGGAATCAACCATCGTTTCTATGGGCTGGGGCTGGCTCGCAGCGCGATGGAATATCTGGTTCGCAAGACTGGCCCGCTCGCAACCGGTCCACTCGAGGTCGGCGCATTCTTGAAGACCAATCCGGCGGAGCCGCGGCCTAATGCGCAACTGTACATCGGCGGCATGACACTGGATGTTCCCAAAGACAGCAATAACCCGGCACCGATGCAATCGGTTGAGCATCTGGCAGGCATGACCTTATATGGGCAACTGATTCAACTCAGAAGCGAAGGCAAGGTGATGATCACGTCATCCCGGACAGAGGCGCCACTCGCCATCGCGCCGAATTGGCTTTCGGATGAAAAAGACCAGCGCTCTGCGGTAGAACTGGTGCGTTATATGCGGCGTTACACGGCACAGCCCGCACTGGCGCCATTTCTCGCAGAGGAAATGCAGCCTGGCTCCGACTATCAGACCGATGAGGAAATCCTGCAGGCAGTGCGTCGATTGGCAATGTGCGGCACGCATGCTGTGCGGAGTTGCCGGATGGGCCGGGACGAAAGTTCTGTTGTGGATGAACGGTTACGCGTTCGTGGTGTAGATGGATTGCGGGTGGTCGATTGCTCCATCATGCCGGGTCTAATCTCAGGAAATACCAACGGCCCAGCCATGGCAACTGGCTGGCGTGCGGCAGACTTGATCATCGCGGATGCGCGGTTGCGGTAGATAGAAAAAATTTAGTGAAATCATGGAAGGAACAGGCAATGGAAACGAATATGTCGGATCGCATCAAGGCGGCCTATGAAAAAGACATGCAGTCCGGTGACGTCGCGGTCCTGGAGTCGGATCTGCCTTTGTCGTATGAATCAATTACCGACGAATGGCTCACGAATGTATTGTGCAAGGCGCAGCCAGGCGCACGGGTTGTGGCCCATCGTTTGAGCCCGGTTGATAATGGATCGTCGAATCGCAGAAAGATCTATCTTGAGTACAACGCAGAAGGCAAGGCGGCGGGGCTGCCCGCCGCGGTGTTTTGCAAGGCGACACACGATCTGGCAAACCGGACCATGCTTGGCATGGGCGGGAGTATCCGCTGCGAGGTGCTGTTCTATCGCAACATCCGTCCGCACCTGAACATCGAAGCGCCACGCAGCTACTACGCCAACATGAATCATGAGTCATTCAACTCCATGATCATGCTGAACGATCTGACCGACGAAGTCACCGAGTTCTGTACCGACAAGACGCCCATGTCCAGAGCGCGTGCCGAAAGCCAGATGCGCCTGCTGGCCGAATATCATGGACGCGGTTACGCATCGCCTCAGTTGCAGGAATTGCTGCAGCAATATCTGAACTGGTCGGATTATTTCAAGAACACCCAAAGTTTTGGCATGAAAGAAGGCTCGAACGCGGGGTTTCTGGCGGCGGAATCGGTCATTCCATCACGGCTTTATCGGCGCTTTGATGAAATCTGGCCTGCAACGCTGGCATCCTTGGTCATACATGAACAGGGGCCGCACACGCTGGCGCATGGCGACGTTCACCTGAAGAACTGGTACGTCGCCGGCAACGGCGAAATGGGCCTGAGCGACTGGCAATGCTGTGGCCGAGGGCATTGGGGGCGCGACCTGGCCTATACCATTTCCACCGCACTGACGACGGAAGACCGGCGTGCCTGGGAGCGTGAACTGGTGCAGCTGTACCTGACGCAGTTGCACGCCGCGGGCGGGCCCGAAGTCGGCTTTGACGAGGGTTGGACGATCTACCGGCAACAGCTGATGACCGCGTTGACCTGGTGGACGGTCACGTTGACCCCGCCGCCGGGACTGCCGGACATGCAGCCGCGCGACACGACACTTGAGTTCATTCGCCGGATTGCCACGGCGATCGACGATCTCGAATCCCTGGATGCCTTCAAATGATGAATCATATGGCACCTGACAACAGCAGGAAGATGGCGCCAATAACCCAATAACCAGCAGAGGGAAATAAAATGAAACGAGTCGAGGGAAAGGTAGCCCTGATTACCGGCGCTGCGTCGGGCCTGGGCAAGGCGGAAGCCATTCTGCTTGCGCGCGAAGGGGCGAAAGTGATCGTTACCGACGTCAACGACGAAGCGGGGCGAAAGCTTGCGCAAGAAATTGATGGCGCATTCATCCATCATGACGTCCGCAGCGAGGACGACTGGCGCCGGGCGATTGCCTTCGCCGTCGAACGCTACGGCAAGCTCGATGTGCTGGTCAATAATGCGGGCATTGTTGTGATCGCGGATATTGAAACGACATCGCTTGAACAGTACCGTCTGATCCATGCCATTCACTCGGAAGGCACGTTCCTGGGATGCAAGCACGGCATTGAGGCGATGAAGAAGCAGGGCGGTTCCATCATCAATACCGCGTCTCTATCGGCTTTGCGCGCTTACCCGCCGGTCGTCGCCTATGCTTCGGCCAAGGGCGCGATCCGGTCGCTGAGCATGACCGTCGCTGCGCATTGTCAGGACAAGGGTTATCCGATTCGCAGCAATGTAATCTTTCCCGGCAATATAGACACACCGCTGCTGGAGGGGGCGATGGGGATGAAGCCGCCTCCTGGCACGGGCCAACCTGAAGATGTCGCCAATGCCGTTCTCTACCTGGCTTCGGATGAATCTCGATTTATTACTGGTGCGGAATTCGTCATTGATAACGGCGTCTCGATCAGGCCTGGCGCTTAACACGAGGAAAATAAAATGAGTAAAGTATGGCTGATTACCGGCGCATCGCGTGGCATCGGTGCCGAAATCGCCCGTGCGGCCCTGGCAGCCGGCGACAGGGTGGTGGCCACCGGCCGTAATCCCCAGAGCGTGGAAGAAGCGCTCGGTGCATCTGATCGATTGTTGGCTATCGGGCTCGACGTCACCATCGTCAGGCAAGCCGATGAAGCGGTCAAGGCAGCGATCGACAAGTTCGGCCGCATCGACGTGCTGGTGAATAATGCCGGCTACGCATTGCTTGGGGCGCTGGAGGAGTGCAGCGCGGAAGAAGTCGAGGCACAGTTCCGCACCAACGTGTTCGGGCTGCTGCATGTAACCCGCGCTGTATTGCCGATCCTGCGCGCGCAACGCAGCGGCCACATCTTCAATATCTCTTCCCTCGCGGGCTTTTACGGCGATCCCGGCGCATCGAGTTATTGCGGCACCAAGTTTGCCGTTGAGGGCTTGTCGGAGTCCCTGTCAAGGGAAGTCGCGCCGCTGGGCATTCACGTCACCATTGTCGAGCCTGGGTACTTTCGCACGGATTTCCTTTCCGGCGCGTCGGTCAATCACGCTGCCCGGGTGATCAGCGACTATGACGAGACCGCAGGAAAAGCCCGCCGCGCAACGGCTGAAGTCGATGGCAAGCAAGCGAACGACCCGAAGAAACTGGCGCAAGCCTTCGTGACACTCAC
This window harbors:
- a CDS encoding SDR family oxidoreductase, which encodes MKRVEGKVALITGAASGLGKAEAILLAREGAKVIVTDVNDEAGRKLAQEIDGAFIHHDVRSEDDWRRAIAFAVERYGKLDVLVNNAGIVVIADIETTSLEQYRLIHAIHSEGTFLGCKHGIEAMKKQGGSIINTASLSALRAYPPVVAYASAKGAIRSLSMTVAAHCQDKGYPIRSNVIFPGNIDTPLLEGAMGMKPPPGTGQPEDVANAVLYLASDESRFITGAEFVIDNGVSIRPGA
- a CDS encoding oxidoreductase produces the protein MSKVWLITGASRGIGAEIARAALAAGDRVVATGRNPQSVEEALGASDRLLAIGLDVTIVRQADEAVKAAIDKFGRIDVLVNNAGYALLGALEECSAEEVEAQFRTNVFGLLHVTRAVLPILRAQRSGHIFNISSLAGFYGDPGASSYCGTKFAVEGLSESLSREVAPLGIHVTIVEPGYFRTDFLSGASVNHAARVISDYDETAGKARRATAEVDGKQANDPKKLAQAFVTLTNAEKPPLRFTAGADAVELLEKSLSRKKLQLDQWRELSISFAHD
- a CDS encoding GMC family oxidoreductase, encoding MDAKYDYIIIGAGSAGCVLANRLSVDPKCQVLLLEAGGENDNFMVQMPKGIGKLVSDPRHSWQYSVQQEREKGVNVNEKWVRGRGLGGSSAVNGMIYVRGQPQDYDIWEREAGSEWGWQAMKQAFRAIEDHELGDDGLRGAGGAVHISTGKFRYPLAEKMIAAGQQMGLERREDLNREQQEGVGYYCHNIKNGKRQSASVAFLQPVRSRSNLKIQTNVHVDRIVFDGRRASGVECHLHGQRITYESAGEIIVSAGAVNSPKLLQLSGIGPGPLLQSLGIKVVQDSPDVGSRLLEHLGVSLTYRLKGDRGINHRFYGLGLARSAMEYLVRKTGPLATGPLEVGAFLKTNPAEPRPNAQLYIGGMTLDVPKDSNNPAPMQSVEHLAGMTLYGQLIQLRSEGKVMITSSRTEAPLAIAPNWLSDEKDQRSAVELVRYMRRYTAQPALAPFLAEEMQPGSDYQTDEEILQAVRRLAMCGTHAVRSCRMGRDESSVVDERLRVRGVDGLRVVDCSIMPGLISGNTNGPAMATGWRAADLIIADARLR
- a CDS encoding phosphotransferase family protein translates to METNMSDRIKAAYEKDMQSGDVAVLESDLPLSYESITDEWLTNVLCKAQPGARVVAHRLSPVDNGSSNRRKIYLEYNAEGKAAGLPAAVFCKATHDLANRTMLGMGGSIRCEVLFYRNIRPHLNIEAPRSYYANMNHESFNSMIMLNDLTDEVTEFCTDKTPMSRARAESQMRLLAEYHGRGYASPQLQELLQQYLNWSDYFKNTQSFGMKEGSNAGFLAAESVIPSRLYRRFDEIWPATLASLVIHEQGPHTLAHGDVHLKNWYVAGNGEMGLSDWQCCGRGHWGRDLAYTISTALTTEDRRAWERELVQLYLTQLHAAGGPEVGFDEGWTIYRQQLMTALTWWTVTLTPPPGLPDMQPRDTTLEFIRRIATAIDDLESLDAFK